From Glycine soja cultivar W05 chromosome 4, ASM419377v2, whole genome shotgun sequence, the proteins below share one genomic window:
- the LOC114410221 gene encoding uncharacterized protein LOC114410221, with amino-acid sequence MCCEREEEIKMKTPTTKVAKTLSKRTRPQYDIDIDSPIRAIACLKKIDDMRRFEETEDCFILGFDPSSAAVPLLVDSSADDVSVIAEKGQVACRDYPHSRHLCLKFPFTTTPHESYCEMCYCYVCDTAAPCKDWKGWHCNAESGIYWKNKRSLKKIQPVRLYNSQP; translated from the exons ATGTGTtgtgaaagagaagaagaaattaagatgaAAACACCCACCACCAAAGTGGCGAAGACCCTTTCGAAACGTACACGACCACAATATGACATCGACATTGACTCCCCCATCAGGGCCATAGCTTGTCTCAAAAAAATCGACGACATGCGCCGCTTCGAGGAAACCGAGGATTGCTTCATCCTAGGTTTTGACCCTTCCTCCGCCGCCGTTCCCCTCTTGGTTGATTCTTCTGCCGATGATGTCTCCGTCATTGCTGAAAAGGGCCAG GTTGCTTGCAGAGATTACCCGCACTCAAGACATTTGTGCCTCAAATTCCCATTCACGACCACGCCTCATGAGAGCTATTGTGAAATG TGCTATTGTTATGTTTGTGATACGGCTGCCCCGTGTAAGGACTGGAAGGGCTGGCATTGCAATGCAGAGAGTGGTATTTACTGGAAGAATAAAAGGAGTTTGAAGAAAATTCAACCAGTGCGTCTCTATAATTCTCAACCATGA